A window of Rhinolophus ferrumequinum isolate MPI-CBG mRhiFer1 chromosome X, mRhiFer1_v1.p, whole genome shotgun sequence contains these coding sequences:
- the LOC117027435 gene encoding high mobility group protein B3-like produces MAKGDPKKPKGKMSAYAFFVQTCREEHKKKNPEVPVNFAEFSKKCSERWKTMSGKEKSKCGEMAKADKVRYDREMKDYGLAKGGKKKKDPNAPKRPSSGFFLFCSEFRPKIKSTNPGVSIGDVAKKLGKMWNNLSDSEKQPYNNKAAKLKEKYEKDVADYKSKGKFDGAKGPAKVARKKVEEEDKEEEDEEEEEEEEEDE; encoded by the coding sequence ATGGCTAAAGGTGATCCCAAGAAACCAAAGGGCAAGATGTCTGCTTATGCCTTCTTTGTGCAAACATGCAGAGaggaacataagaaaaaaaacccagaggTCCCTGTCAATTTTGCAGAATTTTCCAAGAAGTGCTCTGAGAGGTGGAAGACAATGTCTGGGAAAGAGAAGTCTAAATGTGGTGAAATGGCAAAGGCAGATAAAGTACGCTATGATCGGGAAATGAAGGATTATGGACTAGCTAAGGGAGGCAAGAAGAAGAAGGACCCTAATGCCCCCAAAAGGCCATCGTCTGGATTCTTCCTGTTCTGTTCAGAATTCCGCCCTAAGATCAAATCCACAAACCCTGGAGTCTCTATTGGAGATGTGGCAAAGAAGCTGGGCAAGATGTGGAACAACTTAAGTGACAGTGAAAAGCAGCCTTACAACAATAAGGCGGCAAAGCTGAAGGAGAAGTACGAGAAGGATGTCGCGGACTATAAGTCTAAAGGAAAGTTTGATGGAGCAAAGGGGCCCGCCAAAGTGGCCCGGAAAAAGGTggaagaggaagacaaagaagaggaggatgaagaagaggaggaagaggaggaggaggatgaataa